The proteins below are encoded in one region of Tomitella fengzijianii:
- the rplT gene encoding 50S ribosomal protein L20: protein MARVKRAVNAQKKRRTVLESTKGYRGQRSRLYRKAKEQMLHSMTYSYRDRRARKGDFRKLWIARINAAARANDMTYNRFIQGLKAADVEVDRKNLAELAVNEPEAFAGLVAVAKAALPADVNAPAGDAA from the coding sequence GTGGCACGCGTGAAGAGGGCGGTCAACGCCCAGAAGAAGCGTCGTACGGTTCTCGAGTCAACCAAGGGCTACCGCGGTCAGCGTTCGCGGCTGTACCGCAAGGCCAAGGAGCAGATGCTCCACTCGATGACCTACTCCTACCGCGACCGCCGTGCGCGCAAGGGCGACTTCCGCAAGCTGTGGATCGCGCGCATCAACGCCGCGGCCCGCGCCAACGACATGACCTACAACCGCTTCATCCAGGGCCTGAAGGCCGCGGATGTGGAGGTGGACCGCAAGAACCTCGCCGAGCTGGCCGTCAACGAGCCGGAGGCGTTCGCCGGCCTCGTCGCCGTGGCGAAGGCGGCGCTGCCCGCCGACGTCAACGCGCCCGCAGGCGACGCGGCCTGA
- the rpmI gene encoding 50S ribosomal protein L35, with translation MPKAKTHSGTAKRFKVTGSGKLRRERAGRRHLLEHKSSRRTRRLEGTADVHKNDTARVKRLLGK, from the coding sequence ATGCCTAAGGCCAAGACCCATAGCGGCACCGCCAAGCGCTTCAAGGTCACCGGCAGCGGCAAGCTCCGCCGCGAGCGCGCCGGACGCCGCCACCTGCTCGAGCACAAGTCGTCGCGCCGCACCCGCCGTCTGGAAGGCACCGCCGACGTGCACAAGAACGACACGGCCCGCGTCAAGCGCCTGCTCGGCAAGTGA